Proteins encoded in a region of the Cinclus cinclus chromosome 19, bCinCin1.1, whole genome shotgun sequence genome:
- the LOC134051691 gene encoding centriolin-like, translated as MEKVELDVKNLQQEVELLNKRKKSVNAEIVAVQEDLQGKKEELEALKRELNDSRQQLHLVAQDLENNSRQQEELLREQAALKEEIRGYLRKRKECQERHKRRENRLQQLQKKIEEKETELAQQELVLHRLKQNSEHEGKKLEECAAKMKDQKILLEKELADQHKKLEQAIAQVKLAEESLEKLEEEESQCAALEETIRKSKHQLSEKELQLQQKDREIQCLQKELEVSKCELKQLQGQIVSERREAEKQILSLRETQKMQRLELESKLQEQKHGSGSLQSARAVPELLTHSHCPRAERLGGDLGQSQVKTQDLEERQREMESAATLLNLEVENEIRTEFKSSRSPSPDPLEDLEASLEAKRSLQCESDNSETVPFTAADRQLFSLEEKFNISRVFLLDEQWRGEALREKLQQQEDRLKAQLRCCLAKQAEVLLQGKRQTAGSLHSLQRQLQVLDDLVSSPASDSFFLPSSPSLGVAKAQVPGSPGSALGSPVLHSSSQGISW; from the exons ATGGAGAAGGTGGAATTGGATGTTAAGAacctgcagcaggaggtggAGCTACTGAACAAGCGGAAGAAATCAGTGAATGCAGAGATTGTTGCTGTCCAGGAGGATCTTCAAG GGAAAAAGGAAGAACTGGAAGCACTGAAAAGAGAACTGAATGACTcgaggcagcagctgcaccttGTGGCACAG GATTTGGAGAACaactccaggcagcaggaggagctgctcagAGAGCAAGCAGCCCTGAAGGAAGAGATCCGAGGGTATTTAAGGAAACGTAAGGAATGCCAGGAGAGGCACAAGAGGAGGGAGAACcgactgcagcagctccagaaaaagattgaagagaaggaaacagaactCGCCCAACAGGAATTG GTTCTTCATCGCCTCAAGCAAAACTCAGAGCATGAAGGGAAGAAACTGGAAGAATGTGCAGCTAAAATGAAGGATCAGAAAATCCTATTGGAAAAGGAACTAGCAGATCAACACAAGAAACTGGAGCAGGCAATAGCTCAAGTCAAGCTGGCAGAAGAGAGCCTTGAGAagctggaagaggaggaatCCCAGTGTGCAGCTCTTGAAGAAACCATCAGAAAAAGCA AACATCAGCTCTCAGAAAAAGAATTACAGTTACAacaaaaagacagagaaatacAGTGTCTTCAGAAAGAACTGGAGGTCTCCAAGTGTGAGCTAAAGCAACTTCAAGGTCAGATAGTGTcagagaggagagaagcagaaaaacaaatcttGAGTCtgagagaaacacagaaaatgcaaaggCTGGAGCTTGAAAGCAAACTGCAA GAGCAGAAGCATGGAAGTGGCAGCTTGCagagtgccagggctgtgcctgagctcctcacccacaGCCACTGCCCTCGAGCCGAGCGCCTCGGGGGGGACCTGGGCCAGAGCCAG GTTAAAACCCAAGACCTGGAAGAGAGACAAAGGGAAATGGAGAGTGCAGCAACCTTGCTTAACCTGGAGgttgaaaatgaaattaggaCTGAGTTTAAATCTTCACGCTCACCTTCTCCAGACCCATTGGAAGATTTGGAAGCATCATTGGAAGCAAAGAGGAGTCTGCAGTGTGAGAGTGATAACTCAGAGACTGTTCccttcactgctgctgacagacaGCTCTTCTCCTTGGAAGAAAAGTTCAATATTTCCAGAGTCTTCTTACTG gaTGAGCAGTGGCGGGGAGAAGCGCTCcgggagaagctgcagcagcaagaggaCAGGCTCAAG GCACAGCTGCGTTGCTGCCTGGCCAAGCAGGCcgaggtgctgctgcaggggaagcGGCAGACGGCCGGGAgcctgcacagcctccagcgccagctgcaggtgctggacGACCTGGTCAGCAGCCCTGCTTCAGATTCCTTCTTcctgcccagcagccccagcctgggtGTAGCAAAAGCTCAG GTCCCCGGCAGCCCGGGAAGTGCATTGGGATCACCAGTGCTGCATTCCAGCTCCCAGGGAATCTCTTGGTGA